A single window of Leeuwenhoekiella sp. MAR_2009_132 DNA harbors:
- a CDS encoding RNA polymerase sigma factor, producing the protein MNTTNHHIDLLLEQCKNGNQQAQLAVYKRYYKAMYNTSLRIVKDSNEAEDIMQESFLSAFTKLESYNAESSFGSWLKRIVVNNSISSYNKRKRLKEDDLDDSLYKLEDDQGITDCDTSSFEVQRVLQTMNELKENYRVALTLNLIEGFDYEEMSEILNISYANCRTTVSRAKDSLRKKLSDLIRD; encoded by the coding sequence TTGAACACAACTAACCATCATATTGATTTGCTTTTAGAGCAATGCAAAAACGGAAATCAGCAAGCACAGCTCGCTGTTTACAAACGCTATTACAAAGCGATGTACAATACCTCATTGCGCATTGTTAAAGATAGTAATGAAGCAGAAGACATCATGCAAGAATCGTTTTTAAGTGCTTTTACTAAGCTAGAAAGCTATAATGCAGAATCTTCTTTTGGAAGCTGGTTGAAGCGTATAGTGGTTAACAACAGCATAAGTAGCTATAATAAAAGAAAACGTCTAAAAGAAGATGACCTGGACGACTCGTTATACAAGCTCGAAGACGATCAGGGAATAACAGATTGCGACACCAGTAGTTTTGAAGTTCAACGCGTGCTGCAGACGATGAACGAACTTAAAGAAAATTACAGAGTTGCGCTTACCTTAAACCTAATTGAAGGTTTTGACTATGAAGAAATGAGTGAAATTCTAAACATTAGTTATGCTAATTGCAGAACTACGGTATCAAGGGCTAAAGATAGCCTGCGGAAAAAATTAAGTGATTTAATAAGAGATTAA
- the lon gene encoding endopeptidase La, which yields MARTKFTNLDNLSLQDFDGEADLIPLMTPEDEEEINKEELPETLPILPLRNTVLFPGVVIPITAGRDMSIDLINEANKGSKIIGVVSQKDESVENPTADDINTTGVVARILRVLKMPDGNVTVIIQGKKRFNIAEVITEKPYIVATVREVPELRPEKGNEEFKAIIESIKEQALQIIKQSPNIPSEAGFAIKNIESESFLINFVSSNMNLTVEEKQKLLEIGDLKERALQTLRHMNTEMQKLELKNDIQNRVHNDMSQQQREYFLHQQMKTIQEELGGVSQEDELEEMRLRGKKKNWDEKVAKHFNKELAKMQRMNPQVAEYSIQRNYLDLFLDLPWNKFSKDKFDLKRAKRILDRDHYGLDDVKKRIIEYLAVLKLRNDMKSPILCLYGPPGVGKTSLGKSVAEALGREYVRMSLGGLRDEAEIRGHRKTYIGAMPGRILQSLKKAGTSNPVFVLDEVDKLSNSNQGDPSSALLEVLDPEQNADFHDNFLELGFDLSKVMFIATANNLGAIQPALRDRMEIINVTGYTIEEKVEIGKRHLLPKQLKEHGVKDDQLKIAKPQLEKIVEGYTRESGVRGLEKQIAKMVRYAAKNIAMEEEYKVKVDNEIVIDVLGAPKLERNKYENNDVAGVVTGLAWTQVGGDILFIESILSKGKGVLSVTGNLGKVMKESATLALEYIKSNAELLNLDPSVFEKYNVHIHVPEGATPKDGPSAGITMLTSLVSLFTQRKVKKSLAMTGEITLRGKVLPVGGIKEKILAAKRAHIKEIIMCRENERDIKEINEEYLKGLTFHYVNDMSEVLDIALTQEKVSKAKEL from the coding sequence ATGGCTAGAACAAAATTTACAAATCTTGACAATCTGTCATTGCAGGATTTTGATGGTGAAGCAGATTTAATCCCATTGATGACCCCAGAAGACGAGGAAGAGATAAATAAAGAAGAATTACCCGAAACCTTACCCATTTTACCACTCAGAAATACGGTATTGTTTCCCGGTGTTGTAATTCCAATTACAGCAGGACGCGATATGTCTATAGATCTTATTAATGAGGCAAACAAGGGTTCAAAAATCATTGGTGTAGTTTCTCAAAAAGACGAGTCTGTAGAAAATCCAACGGCAGATGATATAAATACCACCGGTGTTGTGGCGCGTATTCTTAGAGTTTTAAAGATGCCAGACGGTAATGTTACCGTAATTATTCAGGGAAAAAAGCGTTTTAATATCGCTGAGGTTATAACTGAAAAACCCTATATAGTAGCCACAGTTCGCGAAGTGCCTGAACTGCGCCCTGAGAAAGGCAATGAAGAGTTTAAAGCTATTATTGAGTCTATTAAGGAGCAGGCATTGCAGATAATTAAGCAATCTCCAAATATTCCTAGTGAGGCCGGCTTTGCAATCAAGAATATTGAAAGTGAGTCTTTTCTAATCAATTTTGTGAGTTCAAATATGAACTTAACGGTTGAAGAAAAACAGAAACTTTTAGAAATAGGAGATTTAAAAGAGCGTGCCTTGCAGACGCTGCGTCATATGAATACCGAGATGCAGAAGTTAGAGCTTAAGAACGATATTCAAAATCGTGTGCATAATGACATGAGTCAGCAGCAAAGAGAGTATTTCTTGCATCAGCAAATGAAGACTATTCAGGAAGAGCTAGGCGGTGTATCTCAAGAAGATGAGTTAGAAGAAATGCGCCTGCGCGGAAAGAAAAAGAATTGGGATGAAAAGGTTGCGAAGCACTTCAATAAGGAACTCGCAAAAATGCAACGTATGAATCCGCAGGTGGCAGAGTACAGCATTCAGCGTAATTATCTTGATTTATTTTTAGACCTTCCGTGGAATAAATTCAGTAAAGATAAATTTGACCTAAAACGTGCAAAACGAATTCTAGATCGTGATCATTATGGTCTTGATGATGTAAAAAAACGGATTATAGAATATCTCGCAGTATTAAAACTGCGTAATGATATGAAGTCGCCTATATTGTGTTTGTATGGTCCACCGGGAGTAGGTAAAACCTCTTTGGGTAAATCTGTTGCAGAGGCTTTAGGAAGGGAGTATGTACGTATGAGTTTAGGTGGCTTACGAGACGAAGCAGAAATACGGGGTCATCGTAAAACTTATATAGGTGCGATGCCTGGCCGTATTTTACAAAGTCTTAAAAAGGCAGGGACCAGCAATCCGGTTTTTGTTCTAGATGAGGTAGATAAATTAAGCAACAGTAATCAGGGAGATCCTTCTTCTGCTTTATTAGAAGTTTTAGATCCTGAACAAAATGCAGATTTTCACGATAACTTCTTAGAATTAGGTTTTGACCTTTCTAAAGTTATGTTTATAGCAACTGCAAATAATTTAGGTGCAATACAGCCTGCGCTACGCGACCGTATGGAAATTATAAATGTTACCGGTTATACCATCGAAGAAAAGGTAGAAATAGGTAAGCGTCATTTATTACCAAAACAATTAAAAGAGCACGGTGTTAAAGATGATCAATTAAAAATTGCGAAGCCTCAACTAGAGAAAATCGTAGAGGGTTATACCCGAGAATCTGGAGTACGTGGCTTAGAAAAGCAAATTGCAAAAATGGTACGCTATGCAGCCAAAAATATTGCAATGGAAGAAGAGTATAAAGTAAAGGTTGATAATGAGATCGTTATAGATGTTTTAGGTGCTCCTAAGTTAGAGCGCAATAAGTATGAAAACAACGATGTTGCCGGTGTTGTTACAGGTCTTGCCTGGACACAGGTAGGTGGTGATATTCTGTTTATAGAATCTATTCTATCTAAAGGTAAAGGAGTTCTTTCGGTTACCGGAAACCTGGGTAAAGTGATGAAAGAAAGTGCTACCCTTGCGTTAGAATATATTAAATCAAATGCAGAATTATTGAATCTGGATCCTTCCGTTTTTGAGAAGTATAACGTACACATTCACGTGCCGGAAGGTGCAACGCCTAAAGATGGACCAAGCGCCGGTATAACGATGCTAACATCATTAGTTTCTTTATTTACCCAACGTAAGGTGAAAAAGAGTCTTGCAATGACAGGAGAAATTACTTTAAGAGGTAAAGTACTTCCCGTAGGTGGAATTAAAGAAAAAATTCTGGCAGCAAAGCGCGCGCACATAAAAGAGATTATTATGTGCAGAGAAAACGAGCGTGACATTAAAGAAATTAATGAAGAATATCTAAAAGGTCTTACTTTTCATTATGTAAACGATATGAGTGAAGTACTCGATATTGCTCTTACACAAGAGAAAGTTTCTAAGGCAAAAGAGCTGTAA
- the porQ gene encoding type IX secretion system protein PorQ, with amino-acid sequence MIKKLLVLISIAYASGLWAQLGGRSTYQFLNLVSSPKQAAMGGKVVTDYSYDPTAALFNPATINAAMDNQLSLNYVNYLADVNYGTASYAYLYDRRTQVIHAGVTYVNYGNFSGYDEQGNATSDFSGGEVALSLGYAYNIPYTDLFIGANLKLISSKLEQYSSLGGAIDLGFIYVNEDINLNIGGVVRNLGTQFTAYDAVYEKLPLEIDIGISQQPAHVPLRWHFTLENLQNWNLAFENPNRATSDLNGNSTPETIRFFDEALRHMIIGAELFPDKGFNIRVGYNLRRAEELRILDQRSFAGLSAGFSVKFNKLRLSYSYARYNSAASSGFFGLNMDLR; translated from the coding sequence ATGATAAAAAAACTACTAGTTCTTATTTCTATAGCTTATGCTTCAGGTCTTTGGGCTCAATTGGGAGGGCGGTCAACCTATCAATTTCTTAATTTAGTATCTTCTCCTAAACAGGCTGCGATGGGAGGTAAAGTAGTAACAGATTATAGTTACGATCCCACAGCTGCATTATTTAATCCTGCGACTATTAATGCAGCGATGGATAATCAACTTTCACTTAATTACGTCAACTATCTCGCAGATGTGAATTACGGTACCGCAAGTTATGCGTATTTGTATGACAGGCGTACGCAAGTCATTCACGCCGGAGTTACCTATGTTAATTACGGAAATTTCTCGGGATATGATGAGCAAGGTAATGCGACATCAGATTTTAGCGGTGGGGAAGTAGCGTTGTCATTAGGCTACGCATATAATATTCCATATACCGATTTATTTATAGGAGCAAACCTAAAGTTGATATCCTCTAAATTAGAACAGTATAGTTCCCTGGGAGGAGCAATAGACTTGGGTTTTATCTATGTAAACGAAGATATAAATCTTAATATAGGAGGCGTGGTGCGCAATCTGGGAACGCAGTTTACGGCTTATGATGCAGTTTATGAAAAGCTTCCGTTAGAGATTGATATAGGAATTTCTCAACAACCTGCACACGTACCGCTACGCTGGCATTTTACCTTAGAAAATCTCCAAAACTGGAATCTTGCATTTGAAAATCCTAACAGGGCAACTTCAGATTTAAATGGAAATTCAACGCCAGAAACAATACGTTTTTTTGATGAGGCCCTTCGGCATATGATCATAGGAGCAGAATTGTTTCCAGATAAAGGTTTCAATATTCGTGTGGGATACAACCTGCGCAGAGCAGAAGAATTACGGATTCTAGATCAGCGTAGTTTTGCAGGTCTTAGTGCCGGTTTTTCTGTTAAGTTTAATAAATTGCGGCTTAGTTACAGCTACGCCAGATACAACAGCGCAGCGAGTTCAGGATTTTTTGGTTTAAATATGGACTTAAGGTAA
- the cmk gene encoding (d)CMP kinase, translated as MKKITIAIDGFSSTGKSTVAKMLAKELDYIYVDTGAMYRAVTLFAMRKLFIKDGHFDKEGLIRNLFLVSVNFKLNPVTGIADVYLNNENVEKEIRTLEVSNFVSPIAAISEVRQLLVQKQHEMGKEKGIVMDGRDIGTVVFPDAELKVFMTASADERARRRYDELIAKGDDVSFEAVLENVQKRDRLDTSREDSPLVQADDAILLDNTYTNIEDQFHILLQLAKDRIYGRC; from the coding sequence TTGAAAAAGATAACTATAGCCATTGATGGCTTCTCATCTACAGGTAAAAGTACAGTCGCAAAAATGCTGGCTAAAGAATTAGACTATATTTATGTAGATACCGGTGCGATGTATAGAGCTGTAACCTTGTTTGCAATGCGGAAACTTTTTATAAAAGATGGGCATTTTGATAAAGAAGGATTAATACGTAATCTGTTTTTAGTATCCGTAAATTTTAAATTGAATCCGGTGACAGGGATTGCAGATGTTTATTTGAATAACGAGAATGTAGAAAAGGAAATTAGAACTCTAGAGGTATCTAATTTTGTTAGTCCTATTGCTGCTATTTCTGAAGTGCGCCAACTCCTTGTTCAAAAGCAACATGAGATGGGAAAAGAAAAGGGTATCGTGATGGACGGTCGCGATATAGGAACTGTTGTTTTTCCTGATGCAGAGCTTAAGGTATTTATGACTGCCAGCGCAGATGAGCGTGCTCGCAGACGTTATGATGAGCTCATCGCTAAAGGTGATGATGTAAGTTTTGAGGCGGTTTTAGAAAATGTGCAAAAGCGTGATCGGCTTGATACTTCACGCGAAGATTCTCCACTTGTGCAGGCAGATGATGCTATATTATTAGACAATACATACACTAATATAGAAGATCAGTTTCATATACTTCTTCAGTTAGCGAAAGACCGTATTTACGGAAGGTGCTAG
- a CDS encoding MFS transporter gives MEKIKLSKSLLYLMAVGAGLVVANNYYNQPLLNLMAKTFEVTESQVSRIPLATQLGYAFGLLFIIPLGDKFSRRKIILFDFIAIIAALLVTAIAPSLWILTVSSFLIGFTSVVPQLFVPMAAELATEETRGKVIGIVMSGLLIGILGSRFLSGLIGEYYGWRIMYYLAAGIMVVYATLLYYKLPNVVTDFKGTYAELMRSLINIMKTKPEVRIAAIRGGLAFAGFSAFWTTLVFLMETNFGYGSAVSGMFGLLGMIGALGAALAGKLNDKYKQKKLVLIFSALLILSWVVFQFSGNSIIGLVIGVLLVDFSLQSLHVTNQNIIFSKNPDARNRVNTIYMVGYFIGGAFGTVAGAYAWEHFQWMGVATLGLVFSILILVFNTILKSE, from the coding sequence ATGGAAAAAATTAAGCTTAGCAAAAGCCTACTCTATTTAATGGCTGTAGGCGCCGGTCTTGTAGTTGCTAATAATTATTACAATCAACCACTTCTTAATTTAATGGCTAAAACTTTTGAGGTAACCGAGTCTCAGGTAAGCAGAATTCCGCTTGCTACTCAATTGGGTTATGCGTTTGGTCTATTATTTATCATTCCGCTGGGCGATAAATTTTCAAGAAGAAAAATTATACTTTTTGATTTTATAGCAATCATAGCTGCCTTGCTTGTAACAGCTATTGCTCCATCTTTGTGGATACTTACAGTCTCTAGCTTTCTTATAGGTTTTACCTCTGTAGTGCCTCAATTATTTGTGCCTATGGCTGCAGAATTAGCTACAGAAGAAACCCGAGGAAAGGTAATAGGTATTGTTATGAGTGGTCTTCTAATAGGAATTTTAGGAAGTCGTTTTTTAAGCGGATTGATTGGGGAATACTATGGTTGGCGTATTATGTATTATCTAGCAGCCGGAATCATGGTTGTTTATGCCACTTTACTATATTATAAGCTGCCTAATGTTGTAACAGATTTTAAAGGAACCTATGCAGAATTGATGCGCTCTCTGATTAATATCATGAAGACGAAGCCCGAAGTGCGCATTGCTGCCATACGTGGTGGTCTCGCTTTTGCCGGTTTTAGTGCATTTTGGACTACGCTGGTTTTTCTTATGGAAACCAACTTTGGTTATGGTAGTGCGGTATCGGGTATGTTTGGATTGCTGGGGATGATAGGTGCTTTAGGCGCTGCTCTTGCAGGAAAATTAAATGATAAATACAAACAAAAAAAACTTGTTTTAATCTTTTCGGCACTATTAATTTTATCGTGGGTCGTTTTTCAGTTTTCCGGAAATTCAATTATTGGTCTGGTTATAGGTGTTCTGCTTGTAGATTTTAGTTTACAATCGCTGCACGTTACCAATCAAAACATCATTTTCTCAAAAAATCCTGACGCCAGAAATCGGGTGAATACCATTTATATGGTAGGTTATTTTATAGGCGGTGCGTTTGGTACTGTTGCAGGTGCTTATGCCTGGGAGCATTTTCAATGGATGGGTGTTGCCACCCTGGGTCTGGTGTTTTCAATCCTAATCTTAGTATTTAATACCATACTAAAATCTGAGTAA
- a CDS encoding NAD-dependent succinate-semialdehyde dehydrogenase has protein sequence MSTETADKPKNKNSESKQEFLKTINPATGKELNQYEMMSDDEAKEAVEASHNAFSKWRHVSLEKRAEHIKNIGKSFKKNKDKLVKLMTAEMGKMLSQGEQEIDLCIAICDYTAENGPKELQDVNRTLPDGGKGLITYSPLGVIYGIQPWNFPTYQVVRYTIANLMAGNSILLKHAENVTGSALLIKEILDEAGLPENLFTVLRISHDQSDAIIDNDHVQGVTLTGSGAAGKIIGEKAGKALKKMVLELGSNDAYLVLEDADVDTAVKWCIQGRTYNNGETCVAAKRFVVTEKVYDEFKEKFVAGMSALKVGDPTDDSNDMGPMARKDLREKLHEQVEESVEKGAEILCGGKLPEGEGYFYPATILGNVTPGQPAYDDELFGPVASLIKAKDDEDAMRIANDSRFGLGGGIFSKDEKKAFELAKNHFDTGMVFINSFGVAQPNMPFGGVKNSGYGREHGGFGLKEFVNEKAIMSLEG, from the coding sequence ATGAGTACAGAAACTGCGGACAAACCAAAAAATAAGAATTCAGAATCTAAACAAGAATTTCTGAAAACTATAAATCCGGCTACAGGAAAAGAATTGAATCAATATGAGATGATGAGTGATGATGAGGCCAAAGAAGCCGTTGAAGCATCACACAATGCATTTTCTAAATGGAGACATGTATCGTTAGAAAAACGTGCTGAACATATTAAAAATATTGGCAAAAGTTTTAAAAAGAATAAAGATAAGCTCGTTAAGCTAATGACGGCAGAAATGGGTAAAATGCTGAGTCAGGGAGAGCAGGAAATTGATCTTTGTATTGCTATCTGTGATTATACGGCAGAAAATGGACCTAAAGAATTACAAGATGTAAACAGAACGCTTCCTGATGGAGGTAAAGGATTAATTACATATTCTCCTTTAGGTGTTATCTATGGTATTCAACCCTGGAATTTTCCAACTTATCAGGTAGTCCGATATACTATTGCCAACTTAATGGCAGGAAATAGTATTTTATTAAAACATGCCGAAAACGTAACCGGCTCTGCTTTGCTTATTAAAGAAATTTTAGATGAAGCCGGTCTTCCTGAAAACTTATTTACAGTATTGCGTATTAGCCACGATCAATCTGATGCTATTATAGATAATGACCATGTACAGGGAGTTACACTTACTGGTAGTGGGGCAGCAGGTAAAATTATTGGAGAGAAAGCTGGAAAAGCTTTAAAGAAAATGGTACTAGAATTAGGTTCTAATGACGCATACCTTGTCTTAGAAGATGCTGATGTCGATACTGCAGTTAAATGGTGCATACAAGGTAGAACTTATAATAACGGAGAAACCTGTGTTGCCGCAAAACGATTTGTGGTTACTGAAAAAGTATATGACGAATTTAAAGAAAAGTTTGTTGCCGGAATGAGCGCGTTGAAAGTAGGTGATCCTACAGATGATTCAAATGATATGGGCCCTATGGCACGTAAAGATTTGCGCGAAAAATTACACGAGCAAGTTGAAGAGAGTGTAGAAAAAGGAGCAGAAATTCTTTGTGGAGGAAAATTACCTGAAGGCGAAGGTTATTTTTACCCTGCTACTATTTTAGGAAACGTAACTCCGGGGCAACCTGCATATGATGATGAATTGTTTGGACCTGTAGCTTCACTTATTAAAGCCAAAGATGACGAGGATGCAATGCGTATTGCAAATGATAGTCGATTTGGTTTAGGTGGTGGTATTTTCTCTAAAGACGAGAAGAAAGCTTTTGAACTTGCAAAAAATCATTTTGATACAGGTATGGTATTCATAAATAGCTTTGGCGTTGCACAGCCCAATATGCCATTTGGTGGAGTGAAAAACTCAGGATATGGTAGAGAACACGGTGGGTTCGGTCTTAAAGAATTTGTAAATGAAAAAGCAATAATGAGTCTTGAAGGCTAA